A single Nomia melanderi isolate GNS246 chromosome 13, iyNomMela1, whole genome shotgun sequence DNA region contains:
- the LOC116431618 gene encoding ubiquitin domain-containing protein 1 encodes MGGCIGLTRPRNASVDDTTGNSSRVNSGNSRKNHPLCHEVIRWKSDVPLTEGQLRSKRDEFWDTAPAFDGRKEIWDALRAGATAAEAQDYQLAQAILDGANISVPNGFLTECYDELGTRYQVPIYCLSYPINIVKEDSGRDSPADCSEPVDSGVEQTLKLRLSTTSGEVKLPVYSKDTIATAKKKLQSQEGLEPSRQRWFFGGKLLGDKMHIEEAKIQPGYVIQVIVNPEKLDDSPMKTS; translated from the exons ATGGGAGGCTGCATAGGTTTAACGAGGCCAAGAAACGCCTCCGTTGACGATACCACGGGAAACTCGTCAAGAGTAAATTCAG GAAATTCGAGAAAAAATCATCCACTATGCCACGAAGTAATTAGGTGGAAGTCAGATGTACCATTGACAGAAGGTCAGCTTAGAAGTAAAAGAGATGAATTTTGGGATACTGCGCCTGCATTTGATGGTCGCAAAGAGATATGGGACGCGTTAAGAGCTGGGGCAACTGCAGCAGAAGCTCAAGACTATCAATTAGCACAGGCTATATTAGATGGAGCTAATATTTCAGTACCGAATGGCTTTCTAACAGAATGTTACGATGAACTAGGAACCAGATATCAAGTCCCTATTTACTGCTTATCATATCCTATTAATATTGTGAAAGAAGACAGTGGAAGAGATTCTCCTGCTGATTGTTCAG AACCTGTCGATAGTGGAGTTGAACAGACATTAAAACTCAGATTGTCAACCACATCTGGTGAAGTAAAATTGCCTGTTTATAGCAAAGATACTATTGCCACTGCTAAAAAGAAATTACAg AGCCAGGAAGGTTTAGAACCATCCCGTCAAAGGTGGTTCTTTGGTGGAAAATTATTAGGGGATAAAATGCATATAGAAGAAGCAAAGATACAACCGGGTTATGTAATACAAGTAATTGTGAATCCTGAAAAGTTGGATGACAGTCCAATGAAAACAAGCTGA